The following coding sequences are from one Osmia bicornis bicornis chromosome 2, iOsmBic2.1, whole genome shotgun sequence window:
- the LOC114875523 gene encoding lamin Dm0-like isoform X2 → MSTKAAKKATATSSSTSGQSPQFSTSTPIGQRPGSPLSPTRYSRLQEKQDLQNLNDRLACYIDKVRHLEAENSRLTREVQTTQETITREVSNIKSMYEHELSDARKLLDDTARERAKLEIDTKRLWDNNEELKSKLDKKLMDLQVAERNLLLYETRYNDLQSQFNQSQAERKKLAERERELEQEVEKLKGLLEDTRKHLGEETLQRIVLENNIQSLKEDISFKDQIYQQELTETRTKRQIEISEIDGRLAEQYEAKLQQSLQELRDQYEAQMRANREEIELLYETKIKNLTAHAQRNSGAASLAVEELRQTRSRIDTLNQKINELEASNNALNARIRDLENLRENEKTRHAESLASLEAELARIRDEMAQQLQEYQDLMDIKVALDLEIAAYRKLLESEEARLNINPVQSSSSVSTGRTTPSRHTPLRGGKRKRTLLEESEERSSTDYSVTGTARGDVEVTEADPQGRFVKLTNKGNKEIGLSGWQIIRKAGSLETVFKFHRTAKVEAGASVMVWSADIGATHEPPSNIVMKGQKWFTADIMTTTLLNNEGEEMATSECKRQQLSTSLSRHRENLGFRPSEELHHQQRRYLYPY, encoded by the exons ATGTCAACGAAAGCTGCTAAGAAAGCTACGGCGACGTCCTCGAGTACCAGCGGGCAATCGCCACAGTTTAGCACGTCAACGCCAATCGGCCAGCGACCAGGAAGTCCTCTGAGTCCGACTCGTTATTCTCGTCTCCAAGAAAAGCAAGATTTACAGAATCTAAATGACCGGTTGGCATGTTATATTGACAAAGTACGACATTTGGAAGCCGAGAATTCCAGACTTACGCGGGAGGTACAAACGACCCAGGAGACTATCACCCGCGAAGTATCCAACATAAAGTCGATGTATGAACATGAATTATCAGATGCAAGGAAACTATTGGATGATACTGCAAGAGAACGGGCAAAACTCGAAATTGACACTAAACGATTATGGGATAACAACGAGGAACTTAAATCCAA atTAGACAAAAAATTAATGGACTTGCAAGTTGCAGAGAGAAACTTGTTGTTATATGAAACTCGCTACAATGATTTGCAATCACAGTTTAATCAGTCTCAAGCGGAACGTAAAAAGCTGGctgagagagaaagagaattgGAACAGGaagtagaaaaattaaaaggatTATTAGAAGATACGCGTAAGCATCTGGGAGAAGAAACCCTACAACGTATCGTTCTTGAAAACAACATTCAAAGTTTAAAGGAGGATATTAGTTTCAAAGATCAAATTTATCAACAAGAATTGACAGAAACACGAACAAAACGACAG ATTGAGATCTCGGAAATAGATGGCCGTCTTGCCGAACAATATGAAGCTAAATTGCAACAGTCTTTACAAGAATTACGAGATCAATACGAAGCACAGATGCGAGCAAATAGAGAAGAAATTGAGTTATTGTACGAAACTAAGATCAAAAATTTAACAGCTCATGCTCAACGTAACAGTGGAGCAGCTAGTTTAGCTGTTGAAGAATTGAGGCAAACAAGATCAAGAATTGATACACTCAATCAAAAGATTAATGAACTCGAAGCGTCTAATAATGCTCTTAACGCACGCATCAG AGATTTAGAGAACTTacgtgaaaatgaaaaaactcGTCACGCAGAAAGTTTAGCATCTTTGGAAGCAGAATTAGCACGTATACGCGATGAAATGGCTCAACAACTACAAGAATATCAAGATCTGATGGATATCAAGGTAGCTCTTGATTTGGAAATTGCCGCGTATCGAAAACTTTTAGAATCTGAGGAAGCtag atTAAATATAAATCCAGTACAATCCAGTTCGTCAGTATCTACTGGTAGAACAACTCCTTCAAGACACACTCCCTTAAGAGGTGGAAAACGAAAACGCACCTTGTTAGAGGAAAGTGAAGAACGTAGCAGTACAGACTACAGTGTAACTGGAACAGCCAGAGGTGATGTAGAAGTTACAGAAGCTGATCCTCAAGGACGATTTGTAAAACTTACCAATAAGGGAAATAAG GAAATAGGCCTAAGTGGATGGCAAATTATTCGCAAAGCCGGTTCTCTGGAAACAGTATTTAAATTCCACCGTACCGCCAAAGTCGAGGCAGGCGCTAGTGTGATGGTATGGTCAGCAGACATTGGAGCCACGCATGAACCACCATCAAATATTGTCATGAAAGGACAGAAATGGTTTACAGCAGATATTATGACAACAACGCTTCTTAACAACGAAGGAGAA gAAATGGCTACTTCAGAGTGCAAAAGGCAACAGTTGTCTACATCTCTATCTCGGCATAGGGAAAACTTGGGTTTCCGACCTTCTGAAGAACTTCATCATCAACAG AGAAGATATCTCTACCCATATTAA
- the LOC114875506 gene encoding protein PFC0760c-like, with product MCDLIDLKSPDKKGLLNSRLASPLIPVPTDSAGDNCNNRINDSIPVITSKRDSLENNPFDMVLHKTTEYIQKRDDPFEVTLEKALRLKCKKINELRTHSFDFTNDYNVKEKNHVQKLKMNKTLDEFLINEELNQKTATSNKISNENVMLDSNNVGADDVIPTINVEEVDLSILNQSLMNDTLFETDKELNKNEIAPLHNKISMQAEKDKFNIGQTIPSNLLLKFPRLQRSLSQGGNESSKKSQLFKHLSLVEALRTSSENGSNISDRNSLDFLNEGFLKHYYSGSSLFSSLSNVSSIAKLNFGSSSTSLSILSPNDTNNRAFLESCSSEKSENSRSIENTDLNKEITSVTSVPTKCTMSGLIDQFDRLKAKLSELPESLVEQKNEKCCSENKLIDVDVFAPKVNSSKECYRSSVSDTSSDSVFLDGSKVNKSIFHEAKLLAKTFEELAMKTSSGSSTDDLFSSNPLWTSELLPAFDDEDMVDNLIELPTSPNANHAESKDIKVKECTNTEICAEKDAEVVINKMTDNLKELELELIESVHKEKHITAATLLSELKKLIKTENNLEANKLVENLEKVLGIDFENNTELLTAYLNTTNNLAKSPQKSDSSLKVIQNIEKNNMEHSQEDNLSNDSDNVKESPVYKNINIDDSNINKCITNQKCLDKINSDSLKINTEETNKNRNEKELNIEIECKEDSSKKESNNLLNEKVVIELLTNIGKLLTGQTETQPTSDILKNLGKVFNVAANDDNMKIQQTPKKSKLKFEDKTHSLISSTSHRQSLNLESKKQSLHKNFIRRSISVSHTSATKDPVPITSSNNSKCQLKEVTKRFPSDPGFVSPTSNKKVVTKNNRDGLKKDAQTKSLATLDLQKETTATINTVKNKLKKKIDTEVTNKKGPMKAMLPIGTMQKKKTGNSKVTSSHGTVTPPKSHKIISSTPISPRNDCAMKRSSRSSKPVASSTPDAHNSKSRKVQSPQVAKKRNFSCDISPVSIRTGVDNKINSSPKRKLSSPKKTPKRRSVGSGIPKSQTPPLTKKLNSSFDVNRYSKLYESPQRSSYKTSNSQNSSPVSVKKNESVQQSPLRDNNKLIYKAKPMKLISKLQRHSVDTNIAEKENNYI from the exons atgtGTGATCTTATAGATTTAAAGAGTCCTGATAAAAAGGGCTTGCTAAACTCAAGACTTGCGTCACCTTTAATACCAGTTCCTACAGATTCCGCAGGCGATAACTGTAATAATCGTATCAATGATTCAATTCCTGTAATAACGAGTAAACGCGATAGTTTAGAAAATAACCCTTTTGACATGGTATTACATAAAACTACAGAATACATCCAAAAAAGAGATGATCCCTTTGAGGTGACTTTAGAAAAAGCACTGAGactaaaatgtaaaaaaatcaATGAATTAAGAACACATTCTTTTGATTTTACAAATGACTATAATGTCAAAGAAAAGAATCATGTGCAAaagttaaaaatgaataaaacgttagatgaattcttaattaacgAAGAATTAAATCAGAAAACTGCCACTAGTAATAAAATATCCAATGAAAATGTGATGCTTGATTCAAATAATGTGGGAGCTGATGATGTTATACCTACCATTAATGTTGAAGAAGTTGATTTATCCATTTTAAATCAATCTCTGATGAATGACACATTATTTGAAACAgataaagaattaaataagaaTGAAATAGCACCTTTGCATAATAAGATATCAATGCAAGCAGAAAAGGATAAATTTAACATAGGACAAACTATACCTTCTAATCTACTtttgaaatttccaagacTTCAACGTTCTCTTTCTCAAGGAGGAAATGAATCTTCTAAAAAATCACAactttttaaacatttatcaTTGGTAGAAGCTTTAAGAACTAGTTCAGAAAATGGAAGTAACATATCTGATCGAAATTCATTAGACTTCTTGAATGAAggttttttaaaacattattACAGTGGAAGCTCTTTGTTTTCCAGCTTATCAAATGTATCTTCTATAGCTAAATTAAACTTTGGTTCTTCTTCAACTAGTTTGTCAATTTTGTCACCGAATGATACTAATAATCGGGCATTCTTAGAAAGTTGTTCATCTGAAAAATCAGAAAACTCAAGATCAATTGAAAACACAGACCTTAACAAAGAAATAACATCTGTAACAAGTGTACCAACTAAATGCACAATGTCAGGATTAATAGATCAATTTGACAGACTCAAAGCAAAGCTATCAGAACTTCCTGAAAGTCTGGTAgaacagaaaaatgaaaaatgctgctcagaaaataaattaatagatgTTGATGTATTTGCTCCAAAAGTTAATTCCAGTAAGGAATGCTACAGAAGTTCTGTTTCAGATACATCCTCAGATTCTGTATTTCTT gATGGAAGTAAAgttaataaatcaatatttcaCGAAGCAAAACTTCTTGCAAAAACTTTTGAAGAATTAGCTATGAAAACAAGCTCAGGAT CAAGCACTGATGACCTCTTCAGTAGTAATCCATTGTGGACATCAGAATTATTACCAGCCTTTGATGATGAAGATATGGTagataatttaattgaattaccCACATCTCCTAATGCAAATCATGCAGAATCAAAAGACATAAAAGTCAAAGAATGTACAAATACTGAGATATGCGCAGAAAAAGATGCAGAAGTTGTCATTAATAAGATGACAGATAATTTAAAGGAACTAGAACTGGAACTTATTGAATCTGTACATAAAGAGAAACATATTACAGCTGCAACACTTTTATCGGAACTCAAGAAACTTATCAAAACTGAAAATAATCTAGAAGCAAATAAATTAgtagaaaatttggaaaaggTTTTAGGTATTGATTTTGAGAACAATACCGAATTATTAACCGCCTATCTTAATACGACTAATAACTTAGCAAAAAGTCCCCAGAAATCGGACAGTAGTTTAAAGGTAATACAAaacatagaaaaaaataatatggaACATAGTCAAGAAGATAATTTATCCAATGATTCAGATAATGTCAAAGAATCAcctgtttataaaaatataaatatcgatgattcaaatataaataaatgtattacTAATCAAAAGTGTTTAGACAAAATAAATAGTGATTCTCTAAAAATTAATACCgaagaaacaaacaaaaatagaaatgaaaaagaactcaatattgaaattgaatgCAAGGAAGATTcttcaaaaaaagaaagtaacaatttattaaatgaGAAAGTGGTGATAGAACTTCTTACAAACATAGGAAAATTATTAACTGGTCAGACAGAAACGCAACCAACTTCGGatatacttaaaaatttaGGGAAAGTATTCAATGTTGCCGCCAATGATGATAATATGAAGATTCAACAAACTcctaaaaaatcaaaattaaaatttgaggATAAGACCCATTCTTTAATTTCATCAACATCACATAGACAAAGTTTGAATTTAGAGTCAAAA AAACAGTCActtcataaaaatttcattaggcGAAGTATATCTGTATCTCATACATCAGCGACTAAAGATCCAGTTCCTATAACATCCAGTAATAACAGCAAATGTCAATTAAAAGAAGTAACAAAACGTTTTCCTAGCGATCCTGGCTTCGTTAGTCCAACATCAAACAAAAAAGTCGTTACAAAAAACAATAGAGATGGATTAAAAAAAG atgCACAAACAAAATCATTAGCAACGTTAGAtttacaaaaagaaacaacCGCAACGATAAATACGGTTAAGAATAAActcaaaaagaaaattgatacAGAAGTTACAAATAAGAAAGGCCCAATGAAGGCCATGCTTCCCATAGGAACCATGCAAAAGAAAA AAACCGGTAATAGTAAAGTAACATCATCGCATGGAACTGTAACACCCCCTAAATctcataaaataattagtaGTACACCTATTTCGCCACGTAATGATTGTGCGATGAAAAGATCGTCGCGATCTTCGAAACCGGTTGCTTCATCAACTCCAGACGCTCATAATTCGAAATCCCGAAAAGTCCAATCGCCGCAAGTAGCTAAAAAGCGGAACTTCTCTTGTGATATATCACCAGTATCTATCCGTACAGGtgttgataataaaataaacagtaGCCCAAAACG TAAATTATCATCTCCAAAGAAAACACCTAAACGTCGATCGGTAGGTTCTGGTATTCCAAAATCTCAGACTCCTCCTCTGACTAAGAAATTGAATTCTTCTTTCGACGTTAATCGATACTCCAAGTTGTATGAATCCCCACAACGTTCGTCATACAAAACatcaaattcacaaaataGTTCACCAGTTTctgtaaagaaaaatgaaagtgtGCAACAAAGTCCTTTAAGGGATAATAATAAACTTATTTATAAAGCGAAACCGATGAAATTG atCTCAAAACTTCAACGACACAGTGTTGATACCAATATagcagaaaaagaaaacaattatatttaa
- the LOC114875523 gene encoding lamin Dm0-like isoform X1 — MSTKAAKKATATSSSTSGQSPQFSTSTPIGQRPGSPLSPTRYSRLQEKQDLQNLNDRLACYIDKVRHLEAENSRLTREVQTTQETITREVSNIKSMYEHELSDARKLLDDTARERAKLEIDTKRLWDNNEELKSKLDKKLMDLQVAERNLLLYETRYNDLQSQFNQSQAERKKLAERERELEQEVEKLKGLLEDTRKHLGEETLQRIVLENNIQSLKEDISFKDQIYQQELTETRTKRQIEISEIDGRLAEQYEAKLQQSLQELRDQYEAQMRANREEIELLYETKIKNLTAHAQRNSGAASLAVEELRQTRSRIDTLNQKINELEASNNALNARIRDLENLRENEKTRHAESLASLEAELARIRDEMAQQLQEYQDLMDIKVALDLEIAAYRKLLESEEARLNINPVQSSSSVSTGRTTPSRHTPLRGGKRKRTLLEESEERSSTDYSVTGTARGDVEVTEADPQGRFVKLTNKGNKEIGLSGWQIIRKAGSLETVFKFHRTAKVEAGASVMVWSADIGATHEPPSNIVMKGQKWFTADIMTTTLLNNEGEEMATSECKRQQLSTSLSRHRENLGFRPSEELHHQQGDPQGEEFCRLM, encoded by the exons ATGTCAACGAAAGCTGCTAAGAAAGCTACGGCGACGTCCTCGAGTACCAGCGGGCAATCGCCACAGTTTAGCACGTCAACGCCAATCGGCCAGCGACCAGGAAGTCCTCTGAGTCCGACTCGTTATTCTCGTCTCCAAGAAAAGCAAGATTTACAGAATCTAAATGACCGGTTGGCATGTTATATTGACAAAGTACGACATTTGGAAGCCGAGAATTCCAGACTTACGCGGGAGGTACAAACGACCCAGGAGACTATCACCCGCGAAGTATCCAACATAAAGTCGATGTATGAACATGAATTATCAGATGCAAGGAAACTATTGGATGATACTGCAAGAGAACGGGCAAAACTCGAAATTGACACTAAACGATTATGGGATAACAACGAGGAACTTAAATCCAA atTAGACAAAAAATTAATGGACTTGCAAGTTGCAGAGAGAAACTTGTTGTTATATGAAACTCGCTACAATGATTTGCAATCACAGTTTAATCAGTCTCAAGCGGAACGTAAAAAGCTGGctgagagagaaagagaattgGAACAGGaagtagaaaaattaaaaggatTATTAGAAGATACGCGTAAGCATCTGGGAGAAGAAACCCTACAACGTATCGTTCTTGAAAACAACATTCAAAGTTTAAAGGAGGATATTAGTTTCAAAGATCAAATTTATCAACAAGAATTGACAGAAACACGAACAAAACGACAG ATTGAGATCTCGGAAATAGATGGCCGTCTTGCCGAACAATATGAAGCTAAATTGCAACAGTCTTTACAAGAATTACGAGATCAATACGAAGCACAGATGCGAGCAAATAGAGAAGAAATTGAGTTATTGTACGAAACTAAGATCAAAAATTTAACAGCTCATGCTCAACGTAACAGTGGAGCAGCTAGTTTAGCTGTTGAAGAATTGAGGCAAACAAGATCAAGAATTGATACACTCAATCAAAAGATTAATGAACTCGAAGCGTCTAATAATGCTCTTAACGCACGCATCAG AGATTTAGAGAACTTacgtgaaaatgaaaaaactcGTCACGCAGAAAGTTTAGCATCTTTGGAAGCAGAATTAGCACGTATACGCGATGAAATGGCTCAACAACTACAAGAATATCAAGATCTGATGGATATCAAGGTAGCTCTTGATTTGGAAATTGCCGCGTATCGAAAACTTTTAGAATCTGAGGAAGCtag atTAAATATAAATCCAGTACAATCCAGTTCGTCAGTATCTACTGGTAGAACAACTCCTTCAAGACACACTCCCTTAAGAGGTGGAAAACGAAAACGCACCTTGTTAGAGGAAAGTGAAGAACGTAGCAGTACAGACTACAGTGTAACTGGAACAGCCAGAGGTGATGTAGAAGTTACAGAAGCTGATCCTCAAGGACGATTTGTAAAACTTACCAATAAGGGAAATAAG GAAATAGGCCTAAGTGGATGGCAAATTATTCGCAAAGCCGGTTCTCTGGAAACAGTATTTAAATTCCACCGTACCGCCAAAGTCGAGGCAGGCGCTAGTGTGATGGTATGGTCAGCAGACATTGGAGCCACGCATGAACCACCATCAAATATTGTCATGAAAGGACAGAAATGGTTTACAGCAGATATTATGACAACAACGCTTCTTAACAACGAAGGAGAA gAAATGGCTACTTCAGAGTGCAAAAGGCAACAGTTGTCTACATCTCTATCTCGGCATAGGGAAAACTTGGGTTTCCGACCTTCTGAAGAACTTCATCATCAACAG GGCGATCCCCAAGGAGAGGAATTCTGTCGCCTTATGTGA